From the genome of Patagioenas fasciata isolate bPatFas1 chromosome 17, bPatFas1.hap1, whole genome shotgun sequence, one region includes:
- the ACADS gene encoding short-chain specific acyl-CoA dehydrogenase, mitochondrial isoform X1, with amino-acid sequence MAAAAFLARGGGTPRALAFGCLRRLHTVYQSVELPETHQMLRQTCRDFAEKELMPLAAQLDREHRFPAEQVKKMGGLGLLAMDVPEAYKGSGLDYLAYSIAVEEISRGCASTGVIVSVNNSLYLGPILKFGSEEQKHQWIAPFTSGDKIGCFALSEPGNGSDAGAASTVARLDGDEWVLNGTKAWITNAWDASATVVFATTDKSLKHKGISAFLVPMPTPGLSLGKKEDKLGIRASSTANLIFEDCRIPKANLLGQLGMGFKIAMQTLDAGRIGIASQALGIAQAAMDCAVDYAEKRMAFGSPITKLQAVQFKLADMAVALEGARLLTWRAAMLKDNGKPFTKEAAMAKLAASEAATAIAHQAIQILGGMGYVTEMPAERHYRDARITEIYEGTSEIQRLVIAGQVLKAYRS; translated from the exons ATGGCGGCGGCTGCGTTCCTGGCCCGCGGCGGCGGGACCCCCCGGG CGCTGGCCTTCGGGTGCCTCCGCCGGCTGCACACCGTGTACCAGAGCGTGGAGCTGCCAGAAACGCACCAGATGCTGCGACAGACGTGCCGGGACTTCGCAGAGAAGGAGCTGATGCCCCTCGCGGCACAGCTGGACAGGGAGCACCGCTTCCCGGCCGAGCAG GTGAAGAAGATGGGTGGCTTAGGGCTGCTGGCTATGGATGTGCCGGAGGCCTACAAAGGATCAGGCCTCGACTACCTGGCCTACTCCATTGCTGTGGAGGAGATCAGCAGGGGCTGCGCGTCCACGGGTGTCATTGTCAGTGTCAATAAT TCTCTGTATTTAGGGCCAATACTCAAGTTTGGCTCTGAAGAACAGAAGCACCAGTGGATTGCTCCCTTCACCAGTGGCGATAAAATTGGCTGTTTTGCCCTTAGTGAACCAG GAAATGGCAGTGACGCGGGTGCAGCATCCACGGTGGCACGCCTGGATGGTGATGAGTGGGTTCTGAATGGCACCAAGGCCTGGATCACCAATGCCTGGGACGCCTCGGCCACTGTGGTGTTTGCTACCACGGATAAATCCCTGAAACACAAG GGCATTAGTGCGTTCCTGGTTCCCATGCCAACCCCTGGGCTGTCACTGGGGAAGAAAGAAGATAAGCTGGGAATCCGAGCCTCTTCCACCGCCAACCTGATATTTGAGGACTGTCGGATACCCAAGGCCAACTTACTGGGGCAGCTGGGAATGGGCTTCAAAATCGCCATG CAAACTTTGGATGCAGGAAGGATTGGTATCGCCTCACAGGCTCTTGGCATAGCACAGGCAGCTATGGACTGTGCTGTGGATTATGCTGAGAAGAGAATGGCCTTTGGGTCGCCCATCACGAAGCTGCAGGCGGTGCAG TTCAAGCTGGCCGATATGGCTGTGGCCTTGGAGGGCGCACGCTTGCTGACCTGGAGAGCTGCTATGCTGAAAGACAATGGGAAACCTTTCACAAAG gAAGCGGCGATGGCCAAGCTGGCTGCATCAGAAGCTGCAACAGCCATCGCTCATCAG GCTATCCAGATCTTGGGTGGGATGGGCTATGTGACAGAGATGCCAGCAGAACGCCATTACCGCGACGCTCGTATCACCGAGATCTACGAGGGGACCAGTGAGATCCAAAGACTGGTGATAGCAGGTCAGGTGTTGAAGGCCTACCGGAGCTGA
- the ACADS gene encoding short-chain specific acyl-CoA dehydrogenase, mitochondrial isoform X2 yields the protein MGGLGLLAMDVPEAYKGSGLDYLAYSIAVEEISRGCASTGVIVSVNNSLYLGPILKFGSEEQKHQWIAPFTSGDKIGCFALSEPGNGSDAGAASTVARLDGDEWVLNGTKAWITNAWDASATVVFATTDKSLKHKGISAFLVPMPTPGLSLGKKEDKLGIRASSTANLIFEDCRIPKANLLGQLGMGFKIAMQTLDAGRIGIASQALGIAQAAMDCAVDYAEKRMAFGSPITKLQAVQFKLADMAVALEGARLLTWRAAMLKDNGKPFTKEAAMAKLAASEAATAIAHQAIQILGGMGYVTEMPAERHYRDARITEIYEGTSEIQRLVIAGQVLKAYRS from the exons ATGGGTGGCTTAGGGCTGCTGGCTATGGATGTGCCGGAGGCCTACAAAGGATCAGGCCTCGACTACCTGGCCTACTCCATTGCTGTGGAGGAGATCAGCAGGGGCTGCGCGTCCACGGGTGTCATTGTCAGTGTCAATAAT TCTCTGTATTTAGGGCCAATACTCAAGTTTGGCTCTGAAGAACAGAAGCACCAGTGGATTGCTCCCTTCACCAGTGGCGATAAAATTGGCTGTTTTGCCCTTAGTGAACCAG GAAATGGCAGTGACGCGGGTGCAGCATCCACGGTGGCACGCCTGGATGGTGATGAGTGGGTTCTGAATGGCACCAAGGCCTGGATCACCAATGCCTGGGACGCCTCGGCCACTGTGGTGTTTGCTACCACGGATAAATCCCTGAAACACAAG GGCATTAGTGCGTTCCTGGTTCCCATGCCAACCCCTGGGCTGTCACTGGGGAAGAAAGAAGATAAGCTGGGAATCCGAGCCTCTTCCACCGCCAACCTGATATTTGAGGACTGTCGGATACCCAAGGCCAACTTACTGGGGCAGCTGGGAATGGGCTTCAAAATCGCCATG CAAACTTTGGATGCAGGAAGGATTGGTATCGCCTCACAGGCTCTTGGCATAGCACAGGCAGCTATGGACTGTGCTGTGGATTATGCTGAGAAGAGAATGGCCTTTGGGTCGCCCATCACGAAGCTGCAGGCGGTGCAG TTCAAGCTGGCCGATATGGCTGTGGCCTTGGAGGGCGCACGCTTGCTGACCTGGAGAGCTGCTATGCTGAAAGACAATGGGAAACCTTTCACAAAG gAAGCGGCGATGGCCAAGCTGGCTGCATCAGAAGCTGCAACAGCCATCGCTCATCAG GCTATCCAGATCTTGGGTGGGATGGGCTATGTGACAGAGATGCCAGCAGAACGCCATTACCGCGACGCTCGTATCACCGAGATCTACGAGGGGACCAGTGAGATCCAAAGACTGGTGATAGCAGGTCAGGTGTTGAAGGCCTACCGGAGCTGA